The Streptomyces sp. DG1A-41 genomic sequence TCGCCGTCCACGGCGGCGGGATGCGCGCGGGCTACTTCCACGGCACGGCCCACCGGGATCTCTCCCTGCTCACCCTCGCCGCGGGCCTCGGCTACCAGGTCCTGGCCGTCGACCGCCCCGGCTACGGCCGGTCGGCAGCGGCACTGCCCGAGGGCCTTCCCCTTGCCGAGCAGGCGGCGCTGCTCGCCACGGCCCTGGCCGGGTTCGCGGACACCCACCCGCTGGGCGACGGCTACTTCGTCCTGGCGCACTCGTACGGCGGCAAGGTCGCCCTCACCCTGGCCGCCCGCCACGACGCTCTCCTGCTGCAAGGACTGGCGGTCTCCGGCTGCGGCCACCGCTTTGCTGCGGGTGTGGCGGACCTTTCTCCGAGCCGGTGGCGTACGGCGATGCGGGCGAACAACTGGGGGCCGCTGGGGCTGTACCCGCCGGACACCTTCCGGCTGGCCGCTGCTCTCACCACGCCCGCGCCGCCCCGTGAGGTGGCCGAACTCCCTCATTGGGAGCGGGTGCTGGGGGAACTCGCAGCGGACGTACGGCTGCCCGTGCGGTTCACCTTCGCCGAGCATGAACGTCGCTGGCGGCACGATCCGCAGGCGCTGGCCGAGCTGCGCGGGCTGTTCCCCCGGGCCGCGGTCTCCACCGAGTGGCAGCCGTACGCGGGCCACAACATCAGCCTCGGCTGGGCCGCGCGCTCGTACCACCTGAGGATGCTCGGCTTCCTGGAGGAGTGCCTCCTGGGCCTTCCGCCGAGGCCCTCCATGCGATGAACATGGCGCAATTCTTTCGGTTTGCGGATGGAAATCAGGGAGATTCCGGTTACGTATCCGGAAGATCGACCCCATGATTCCGCACATTGCTCATCAGCCCTTAACAGACACCCACTACTATCGATGAATGATTCCCCGAAGGGAGTCGTGCGTCCCGTTTTAGGACGGGGCGACCCAGTGCGCTGAGAAAGGCGAAGACGTGCCAACGAACCCTGTCGAGGAGCTGCGTTCCTCCGTGGTCGGCCGGATCTTATTTCCTGGCGAGGATTCATTCGAGGAGCTGCGCAAGGGGTGGAATCTTACGGTCGACCACCAGCCGTCGGTGATCGTGGCCGCGTCTTCCGCGCAGGACGTGGCCGCCGCAGTCCGGTACGCCGTCGCGCACGAGCTGCCGGTGGCCGTCCAGTCGACCGGTCATGGAGCCGTGCTGCCGGCCGATGGGGCCGTCCTCGTCCACACCCGTGAGCTGACCGAAGTGACCGTGGACGCCGAGGCACGCACCGCTCGGGTGGGCGCCGGCGTTCGCTGGGGCCAGGTGGTCGCGGAGACCGCGAAGTCAGGGCTCGCCCCGCTCAACGGCTCCTCCCCGGACGTCGGCGTGATGGGCTACCTGACCGGCGGCGGACTCCCGGTCCTCGGCCGTACCTTCGGCTTCGCCGCCCACCAGGTGCGGTCGTTCGACCTGGTCACCGCCGACGGCACCCTGCGCACCGTCACACCGGACTCCGACCCCGACCTCTTCTGGGCGGTGCGCGGCGGGCGCGGCAACTTCGGCGTGGTCACGGCCGCCGAGATCGGTCTGGTGCCCGTCACTCGGCTGTACGGCGGCGGGTTCTTCTTCCCCGGTGAGGCGGCCGACCGGGTCGTGCCCGCCTACTTCTCCTGGCTGGACGGGCTGCCGGAGGAGATGAACTCCTCGATCATCCTGCTGCGTTTCCCCGACCATCCGGCGGTGCCGGAGCAGAACCGGGGCAGGTTCGTCATCCATGTGCGGATCGCGTTCACCGGCTCCGCGGAGGAGGGGGAACGCCTGGTCGCCCCGCTGCGCGACCTCGGCCCGGAGCGGGACGAGGTCGCCGAGATGCCGTACACCCGGGTCGGCGACATCTACCACGACCCCTTCCGGCCCACCTACGCCTGGTGCCGGACGGCCCTGCTGCGCGACCTCGATGCCGAGGCGGTCGCCGCGCTGCTCGACGTGGCAGGTCACGACCATGGTCATCTGCCGCCTGGCGGTGTCGAGATCCGTCATCTGGGTGGTGCCCTGGCACGGCCCGGCGCCGTGCCGGCCGCCTTGGGAGTGCCCGAGGGCACCTTCCACGTCTTCATGAGCATGCCCGCACCGCCGGACACGGAGGCCGCCGAGCGCTCCCGGGCCGCCGAACAGCGGGTTCTGGACCGGCTGGAGAAGTGGGACACCGGGGCGCTGCTGCCCACCTTCATGTTCAGTCTGGACCGCACGCCCGAGGACGTGGCCCGCGGCTACCGCCCGGAGGACCACGAGCGGCTGCGGAAGATCAAGGCCGTGTACGACCCGGCGAACACCTTCCGCGTCAATCACAATATCCCCCCAGCCACGGTGTAGACCGGCCGGGCGACGACAGCATGACCGGGCGGATTTCCTCCCGTGAGATTCACGGAATCCACGGGAGGAAATCCGCCCGGGTGTGTTCCCCTCTCCGCTTGCTTTTTTCTCTGCTTCTTCTGTGCGTGTGCTGCCTCTCCGTGTGCTGCTTCTCCGTGTCACGGCAGCACGAGTGGCCCGCCGCGCGTTCCGGAACGGAAAGATTCGGGACGTGCGACGGGCGGTGCGTGGATTTCAGCCGCTCAGGAAAAATCCGCCGCGTGGTGGGCAACCCACTCGGCGTAGGTGTGGGCCCGGCCGGTCACCTGCTCGACGGTCGGCAGAACCTCCGCCGTGATGCCCTGCCACGAGGCGAGCTGGTCGAGCAGGAACTCCGCGGCGTCCGGCGGCATCTGCTGGGTGAGGTGACCGAGCGCCGCCTCCCGGGGCAGCTCCTCGAACTCGACCGGTCGGCCCAGCGTTTCGCCGATGATCCGGACGCGGTCGATCTGGGTGAGGGACTGCGGACCGGTCAGGCTGTGCACGGCGCCGTCCTCGGGGGAGAGAAGCGAGGCGACGGCGACGGCCGCGATGTCCCGCTCGTCCACCGGAGCCGCGGCGGCGGTGCCGTAGGCGGTCCGTACGACCCCGCCGTTGTTGATCTGCCCGGACCAGGCGAGGTCGTTGAGCATGAACAGGCCGGCGCGGACGAAGGTCCTCGGTATGCCGGAGCCCGTCACCGCGTTCTCGCACTCGAGGTGCACCTGGCCGATGAAGCCCGGGTTCTCGAATTCGATGGCCGAGGACGACAGCATCGCGATGTGCTCGACATCCGCCGCGGCGGCGGCGTCGAGAAACCCGCCGAGCTGACCGAAGACAGGAAACAGGAAAGCCCGGTCGATACCCTTCAGTGATTCGGCCAGGGTCTCCGGGCGCGAGAAATCACCGGCGATCACCTCGACGTCGTCCGGCAACCCGGACTTCTCCGGGTCGCGGGTGACAGCACGGACCTTCTCTCCCGCTTCCAGAAGCTGATGGACAACATTGCGCCCGACATTTCCGGTGGCCCCGGTGACGAGAATCATGGTGGAGTTCGCTCCCTACTGGACAGGCATACGGGGGCTCATGGTGCATCCCGAACCGCAAACGTTGGTCAGGCCAACGTATCACAATCGTGGGTCAGGACAACAGAGCTGGTAGTTTTGGTGAGGTGGACCTCACAGATGTCTCGAAGGCCCCGGCCCGGCTGCGCACCACGCCGAGCTGGCTCGTCACCCAGATCGCCACCCGCGCCGCGCGGCTGGTCGCCCGGGCGCTGACCTCCGTCGGTGCCCGCCGCTACCACTTCGCGCTGCTCGCGGCGCTCGATGAGTTCGGGCCGGCCAGCCAGGCGGAGCTCGGCAGGCGCTGCGGCATCGACCGCAGCTACATCGTCGAGGCGGTCAATGAGCTCGCCGCGGCGGGGCTGGTGCTGCGGGTCGTCGACCAGGCCGACCGTCGGCGCAACACGGTCACCGTGACCGAGGCGGGCCGGGCCCAGCTCCATTCCATCGGTGACGCGCTCAACGGCGCCCAGGACGACCTGCTGGCCCCTCTCTCCCCGCAGGAACGGGAGCAGTTGACCGCCCTCCTCGGGCGCGTCCTCGACCACGCCGTGGCTCAGCAGCAGCCGCCCGCGACCCAGTCGCGCTGACCGGGCCTCTCCTCCCGCGCGGGCCGGATCCCTCACCCTGCTGTGTCAGGGGAGCGTCAGACGCGCGACCAGAAGCTGATCAGTTGGTCAGTAGTCGGTTAGTTGCGACAGCGAACCTTGGGTAACCGTAAAACGACCCGACAGTAGCTGCAAGAAAGGCCAGATCCCCGTCAAAAGACGTGTCCTCCGGCTTTTATGGAAGTCCGGTGTGTGCATGATTTATCCATACACCTGGAATCCGAGAGGAATATCGGTGATGACGCGCAAGCAGAGTCGACGGGAAGAAACGCGCCCCGCATGCGAGGGGGAACATTGTGTCGAAAATCGGCAGGCGATGACACCGGCCGTCCTCCAGGAAACCGGCCGCCGCCGGACTCCGGCAACCCGCTTTTCCGGAACGGCTGGGCAGGTACCCCATGAACCCGGAAACCGAATATCCGGAATCAGGCTGTGCGGGGACTGCCTTTTCGCCCTCACCGCCGCGCTCGCCTCCCTGCCGGGACTGTACGAGGAGTGCGGCCGGGTCCTGAGCGGTGCCCGCACCCGGCGCTGGGAGGAACGCCCCTCCGCCGGCGGCCCCCAGCGGGGGATTCCGCTCAACACGGCCGCGGCGGACGTGCGTTTCGCCATGCTGCGGGTGCTCGCGTCATGGAGCGGGCTGGTGGTCGACGAACGGGGTGTGGCCGCGCCTCGGCGCGAGGTCCCCGAACTCGCCGGGTTCCTGCTGCGACACGTGGACTGGCTGGCCGCGCACGACGCGGTCGCCGATCTGACCGCCGAGGCGAGCCGGCTGGCCCGGCGGGCACGCCGCGTGGTCGAACCCCCTCCGGCATCGGGCGTACCGGTGGGCCCCTGCCCCGTC encodes the following:
- a CDS encoding alpha/beta fold hydrolase encodes the protein MRTATPSSPASGAGTVVREVLLDAGGVQLSGLLAGDPRIPPRATVVAVHGGGMRAGYFHGTAHRDLSLLTLAAGLGYQVLAVDRPGYGRSAAALPEGLPLAEQAALLATALAGFADTHPLGDGYFVLAHSYGGKVALTLAARHDALLLQGLAVSGCGHRFAAGVADLSPSRWRTAMRANNWGPLGLYPPDTFRLAAALTTPAPPREVAELPHWERVLGELAADVRLPVRFTFAEHERRWRHDPQALAELRGLFPRAAVSTEWQPYAGHNISLGWAARSYHLRMLGFLEECLLGLPPRPSMR
- a CDS encoding FAD-binding oxidoreductase, translating into MPTNPVEELRSSVVGRILFPGEDSFEELRKGWNLTVDHQPSVIVAASSAQDVAAAVRYAVAHELPVAVQSTGHGAVLPADGAVLVHTRELTEVTVDAEARTARVGAGVRWGQVVAETAKSGLAPLNGSSPDVGVMGYLTGGGLPVLGRTFGFAAHQVRSFDLVTADGTLRTVTPDSDPDLFWAVRGGRGNFGVVTAAEIGLVPVTRLYGGGFFFPGEAADRVVPAYFSWLDGLPEEMNSSIILLRFPDHPAVPEQNRGRFVIHVRIAFTGSAEEGERLVAPLRDLGPERDEVAEMPYTRVGDIYHDPFRPTYAWCRTALLRDLDAEAVAALLDVAGHDHGHLPPGGVEIRHLGGALARPGAVPAALGVPEGTFHVFMSMPAPPDTEAAERSRAAEQRVLDRLEKWDTGALLPTFMFSLDRTPEDVARGYRPEDHERLRKIKAVYDPANTFRVNHNIPPATV
- a CDS encoding NAD(P)H-binding protein; amino-acid sequence: MILVTGATGNVGRNVVHQLLEAGEKVRAVTRDPEKSGLPDDVEVIAGDFSRPETLAESLKGIDRAFLFPVFGQLGGFLDAAAAADVEHIAMLSSSAIEFENPGFIGQVHLECENAVTGSGIPRTFVRAGLFMLNDLAWSGQINNGGVVRTAYGTAAAAPVDERDIAAVAVASLLSPEDGAVHSLTGPQSLTQIDRVRIIGETLGRPVEFEELPREAALGHLTQQMPPDAAEFLLDQLASWQGITAEVLPTVEQVTGRAHTYAEWVAHHAADFS
- a CDS encoding MarR family winged helix-turn-helix transcriptional regulator, which gives rise to MDLTDVSKAPARLRTTPSWLVTQIATRAARLVARALTSVGARRYHFALLAALDEFGPASQAELGRRCGIDRSYIVEAVNELAAAGLVLRVVDQADRRRNTVTVTEAGRAQLHSIGDALNGAQDDLLAPLSPQEREQLTALLGRVLDHAVAQQQPPATQSR